The following proteins are encoded in a genomic region of Cydia strobilella chromosome 19, ilCydStro3.1, whole genome shotgun sequence:
- the LOC134750263 gene encoding ATP synthase subunit C lysine N-methyltransferase, which produces MELELLGSESNTPRKLSRAGKILIYTTGGLAVGVSIVCIPFVSPALRKVCLPYVPATTEQLAGVTKALSGRSGRLLDVGSGDGRIVFTAAKLGFKSDGVELNPWLVYYSRITALLSSQSQNTKFYRRNLWTFSLKPYNNIVIFGVEQMMSEFESKLLAETENGTVVVACRFPLPNMIPVETVGHGVDTVWKYEIKR; this is translated from the coding sequence ATGGAACTGGAGCTACTTGGTTCTGAATCAAATACTCCTAGAAAATTATCACGTGCAGGGAAGATACTAATTTATACAACCGGGGGATTAGCAGTAGGAGTCAGCATTGTGTGCATCCCATTTGTGTCACCTGCTTTAAGGAAGGTTTGCCTTCCTTATGTTCCCGCTACAACCGAACAATTAGCTGGAGTTACTAAAGCCTTGAGTGGGCGAAGCGGTCGGCTACTTGACGTAGGTTCAGGAGATGGGAGAATCGTTTTTACAGCAGCCAAATTAGGTTTCAAGTCAGATGGAGTAGAACTCAACCCTTGGCTGGTTTATTACTCTAGAATAACTGCCCTTTTATCCTCACAGAGTCAAAACACAAAGTTTTATAGACGAAACTTATGGACTTTCAGTCTAAAACCTTACAACAACATAGTTATATTTGGTGTTGAGCAAATGATGTCAGAATTTGAAAGTAAGCTGCTAGCTGAAACTGAAAATGGTACAGTCGTAGTCGCGTGTAGATTCCCTCTTCCTAACATGATACCAGTTGAGACAGTAGGACATGGAGTTGATACTGTTtggaaatatgaaattaaaagataa
- the LOC134750262 gene encoding probable 18S rRNA (guanine-N(7))-methyltransferase isoform X2, with protein MSRRPEFQAPPEIFYNEEEARKYTQNSRIIDIQAQMTERCLELLLLPEDDTPCLLLDIGCGSGLSGSVLEENGHMWIGMDISNSMLEVALERETEGDLVLSDMGEGVPFRAGCFDGAVSVSAIQWLFNADKKSHQPVKRLYKFFSTLYASLSRSARAVFQFYPQNETQLELLTSQAMKAGFYGGVVIDYPNSTKAKKFFLVLMTGGSAPLPKALGTEEENSLQVKYARREAGRNARGKPLKNTKAWLLEKKEKRRQQGKETKPDTKYTGRKRSGRF; from the exons ATGTCACGAAGACCAGAGTTTCAGGCGCCACCTGAGATC ttttacaatgAAGAAGAAGCAAGAAAATATACTCAAAA ctCCCGAATTATCGACATTCAAGCTCAGATGACAGAGAGATGTTTAGAGCTGCTATTGTTACCTGAAGATGATACTCCTTGCTTGCTCTTAGATATTGGCTGTGGATCAGGGCTCTCTGGATCAGTGCTAGAGGAAAATGGACATATGTGGATTGGAATGGATATCTCAAATTCCATGCTTG aGGTAGCGCTGGAGCGAGAAACGGAAGGTGATTTAGTTCTTAGTGACATGGGTGAGGGAGTCCCATTCCGAGCAGGTTGCTTTGACGGGGCAGTTTCTGTGTCAGCCATCCAGTGGCTGTTCAATGCAGACAAGAAATCACACCAGCCTGTAAAGAGGCTGTATAAGTTCTTTAGCACATTATATGCTTCGCTG tCTAGATCAGCTAGGGCAGTATTTCAGTTCTACCCTCAAAATGAAACTCAGCTGGAACTCCTAACATCCCAGGCTATGAAGGCAGGCTTCTATGGAGGTGTGGTCATAGATTACCCAAATTCTACTAAGGCCAAGAAATTCTTCTTGGTGCTTATGACTGGAGGTTCAGCTCCACTTCCAAAAGctttag GTACAGAAGAAGAAAACAGTCTGCAAGTAAAATATGCCAGGAGAGAAGCCGGCAGAAATGCAAGAGGTAAACCTCTAAAGAATACTAAAGCTTGGCTTCTGGAAAAGAAAGAGAAGAGGCGGCAGCAGGGCAAGGAGACTAAACCAGACACCAAGTACACTGGCAGAAAAAGAAGCGGAAGAttctga
- the LOC134750262 gene encoding probable 18S rRNA (guanine-N(7))-methyltransferase isoform X1 codes for MPANTMQKYWWDVTPTPTTPTGEAPTSMIGFYNEEEARKYTQNSRIIDIQAQMTERCLELLLLPEDDTPCLLLDIGCGSGLSGSVLEENGHMWIGMDISNSMLEVALERETEGDLVLSDMGEGVPFRAGCFDGAVSVSAIQWLFNADKKSHQPVKRLYKFFSTLYASLSRSARAVFQFYPQNETQLELLTSQAMKAGFYGGVVIDYPNSTKAKKFFLVLMTGGSAPLPKALGTEEENSLQVKYARREAGRNARGKPLKNTKAWLLEKKEKRRQQGKETKPDTKYTGRKRSGRF; via the exons ATGCCCGCAAACACAATGCAGAAATACTGGTGGGATGTGACGCCAACGCCCACCACACCAACTGGGGAAGCACCAACATCAATGATAGGG ttttacaatgAAGAAGAAGCAAGAAAATATACTCAAAA ctCCCGAATTATCGACATTCAAGCTCAGATGACAGAGAGATGTTTAGAGCTGCTATTGTTACCTGAAGATGATACTCCTTGCTTGCTCTTAGATATTGGCTGTGGATCAGGGCTCTCTGGATCAGTGCTAGAGGAAAATGGACATATGTGGATTGGAATGGATATCTCAAATTCCATGCTTG aGGTAGCGCTGGAGCGAGAAACGGAAGGTGATTTAGTTCTTAGTGACATGGGTGAGGGAGTCCCATTCCGAGCAGGTTGCTTTGACGGGGCAGTTTCTGTGTCAGCCATCCAGTGGCTGTTCAATGCAGACAAGAAATCACACCAGCCTGTAAAGAGGCTGTATAAGTTCTTTAGCACATTATATGCTTCGCTG tCTAGATCAGCTAGGGCAGTATTTCAGTTCTACCCTCAAAATGAAACTCAGCTGGAACTCCTAACATCCCAGGCTATGAAGGCAGGCTTCTATGGAGGTGTGGTCATAGATTACCCAAATTCTACTAAGGCCAAGAAATTCTTCTTGGTGCTTATGACTGGAGGTTCAGCTCCACTTCCAAAAGctttag GTACAGAAGAAGAAAACAGTCTGCAAGTAAAATATGCCAGGAGAGAAGCCGGCAGAAATGCAAGAGGTAAACCTCTAAAGAATACTAAAGCTTGGCTTCTGGAAAAGAAAGAGAAGAGGCGGCAGCAGGGCAAGGAGACTAAACCAGACACCAAGTACACTGGCAGAAAAAGAAGCGGAAGAttctga